The following nucleotide sequence is from Harmonia axyridis chromosome 5, icHarAxyr1.1, whole genome shotgun sequence.
ATGGTCACGAGCTTCTACGACGTTATCTTCGTCACCGGAGATAACCACCAAGTTTGGATTAGCGTCATCGCTCCTGGGGAACTTGATCTCGACCTTGTAATCGTCCATGATCTTGTGGATGGACCGACCACGGCTGCCAATGAGGCGAGAATGAACGCGAGAATCGATGTTTACTTCCTCCTTGTAAATATCGTTCAGGTCGCTCACGATCTTCAATATGGCATCACGGGCAGCCTCAGCTTTGTGCTGGTAGCCGGTGATGGTGATGATATGTTCTTCTGGGTCTCctggaaaatagaaaaaacgATGTTATGGTCTCTGATATACACGGCAGAGTTGTCAGATAAAAATTTCTCAGTGAATTTAGGCACCTAAAAGTATCATGGACACTGAAAAGTATCTTGGACATCGAAAAGTATCTTGGACACCGAAAAGTATCTTGGACTCCGAAAAGTATCTTGGACTCCGAAAAGTATCTTGGACTCCGAAAAGTATCTTGGATTCCGAAAAGTATCTTGGACACCGAAAAGTATCTTGGACACCGAAAAGTATCTTGGACACCGAAAAGTATCTTAGACACCGAAAAGTATCTTGGATATCGAAAAGTATCTTGGACACCGAAAATAAATCTGGGCACCGTAAGAATCTTAGACACTGCAAAGTATCTTAGACACCGAAAAGTATTTTAGATACTGAAAAGTATCTTATGTAACTATTTTAGATAGCAGAAagtattccttttttttaaaGTAACTAAATTCCCAAAGTTACTTACTTAGGATACTCTTTCAGACAGAACTATCTTGTACCTAGATGATGAGTAAGAATATCTCTGGAAGCTGTGAGATTGGAAGTAGAAGAACCGAGACATATGAGAGTATATGAAAAGTCCAACTTGAAAACACTCACCTTTTCTTGGCAAATTGATTTGTACTTCATGTTCTTCCTTGATCTTGTTGATGACAACTCCCTTTGTGCCAATGATCTTCGGATGGTATTCAGGATTAACTTCCATCTTCAGAGAGAAGGACCTCAACTCTCTGTCTTTCCTGTCGGCTTCCAACTCCTTCACCCTTTCCAATAGGGCTTCTTTGGCTTCCACCACGTTCTGAGGAGCTCCAGTTATCTTAATGACGTCTTCTTTGACTTCTGGAGGGGAGAGTTCGATGTGAACTGTGTACCTGCTCATGAGTTCTTTGACACCTCGACCCTTTTGGCCGATGATGGAACGGTGAAGATCGTAAGGAACGTCCACATTGATCGATATCGGAACGAGGTCCAAAAGGGCCTGCTTGGCCTTGAGGCAGTTTTCTTCTTTGCCTAGAACACAGATCCAAGGTTATCATGttggaaaaatgaggaaagcactgagcCGATCCAGGAGTTTCaccaaaatttgttgaaaaccCATATTTAAATGACTAGAAGTTCATGCAAATATCAACGTAACCAACCTGTAATAGTAATGATATCGCAAGGTCTAATTTCTTCAGGATCAACGTCTCCGTTCATTTGGCTGGGATCGTAAGAATCCCTATCGGGAAACTTGACTTGAACATCGAATTCGGAAGTGATTCCCTGCACCTTGTGACCTTTAGCTCCCATAACGTTACGATGGTGTTTCTGGGGAATTATGCACTGAATGGTTACCATCGACTCCAGATCTCTGATTATTTCATTGATTCTCGCAACAGCGGCATCCATAGCATTCTTAGGACCTGGAAggagaagaaaaattcaattctatcGATGATGAAaagtgataaataaaaaaaaaatagtagaaGCCGAACAAACTAGTATTTCACCAGTCTCTCGTCTAAAACTCACCTCTAAGTGTAACAGGCTCCTCCGATTCCCCGAAACGAGGGAAGGATATCTGTACCCCGAATTCGTCGCTGATTTGGTTCAATTTCTCAGCCCTACGGGCCACGAAATATTTATGATGTTTTGGATCTACTGTCATGGTGATTTGCACCCAATCCTCCTACAgacgagaaaaaatttcattattcatcGGGAAAAGTTGTTGCATTCTTCGACATCGAttcataataacaataaaactaAACTCACCAATTCTTTAATAGAAGCTAATAGGGCTTTCTTGGCTTCTTCAACAGCCTCTTCTTTGCCAACAATAGTGATAAGTTCTCTATCCTCGGCTGTGTTCGAAGGGAACTCGAAATTGACTCCTGTGGATTCTCGGATTTTACTAATCTTACTTCCATTTTTACCGATGAGGTATTTGTGGTGTTCATGTTTGGCACgaatctgaaataatttcatcaattcatcatcaaagtcGATCTTATCGCTTAAAACTAAAATTCAGTAACCTCAAAAAATACTTCACATCTATGGTTGGAAAGCTTACAACTGTCAATGTCATATCTCCCTAACCTTATTCGTGGAATCAAAGTGAACTTACTTGAGCAGTAAAACTGTATGCCTTCTGCTCGTTTGCTCTTTCAAGCAGTTGCTGTTTGGCACGTTCAACATTTTCCTTGGGTCCACTGATGGTGACTTTATCGCTTTTACATTCTTGAGACGGGAACTTGATGGTAACGTTTCCGCAGTCCTTCTGTATCATCTTGATGAGTGTACCCTCGGTACCAATGATGGAATTGTAGAATTTTGGATTTATTGTTATTTCTTCTTGCACCAACAATTCGTGCTCTGCCTTGATTTTGTTGATCATTTTTGCGGCTTTTTCTACATTatcctaaaattgaaaattacttcCATTAGGATAcaaataaaaatcagaaattctAAACATTAATTTCAGATCTCCAAAAAACAGTTGTATTAATTGATATTAATGTCTAACCTTTCTGCCTGTTATGATGATAGAGTCACTTTTGTCCCCTTCAGAAGGAAGTTCGATTTTAGTTTGTGTTTCTTCACGGATTTTCTTTATATTGACACCATCCTTTCCAATGATGAACTTGtggaattgtttgaaaattggTACTTCTTTCTGGTATGAGGATTCGTTCAATTCCTTAACCAGCTTCTCGAGATGCCTACAGCACTTGTCAACATCGTCCTTTGGTCCTAAAatcagaataataaaatcgtaGAACACTACAAATTTAACACCACAAACTAAATGATGATGACAATCTAAATCGAAGTGATAATGAAGGATAGTTGTGCCAACATAGAGGGCGAAAGAATTCTGACAATTTCTTCAAGGTTATCACTATTCCTTCTGTCACCTGTCAAAGTCAATAGGTTTGACAGACTTATTGTGTTATATCATTTTGGCCtacttttcaataataatctTACAGCTAATTCagttaattaataaaaaaactcacCTCTAACTTTTACGATTTCGTTCCTTTCGCCAGGCCCAGGGAAAGTGATTTGGACTTGATTGAATCTATCCCTGATATCCTTGATGTTCGAACCTTTCACTCCGATAATGTTCCTGTAATGTCTCTGAGGAATGATGACATCTTTCTCCTTCTCATTCTCGAGCTTATGTATCTTCTCTTCTAGTTCCTGGTTGATTCTTTGCACCTCATCCTTGTTGCCTTCAATTCTTATGAGTCCGCTCTCATCGATATTGATCGTGACGTTGTACTCCTCCCTGAGCTTATTCACTGAAAAAAACAGGAGTACGTTATTTTTTTGGGAACGGAGAGAACATTCAGATCCACTTACCGTTTGTTCCGTTCTTTCCAATGATATGCTTGAAAAGTTTGGTGTCCACCTGCTTCTCTACATAAGTCATCTTCTTGATGAGATCCTTGGCCATTACTTCCAGTTGCTCTTGTACTTTTTCAACTTCTTCAGGTAGCCCTTGGATCCTGATCTTGTCTTCAGGCGTGAATTCGACATGGATCTGGAGCAGATAATATcaatggttaggttaggttgttCAGATATATGAGATATATCGTAATGTTCTTTTCAATTGATTGTTCGAATTTAAATCGAattaaattcaaagaaatttttttcaattcgatgtAAATAAGATTCTGATAATTTTTCACATTACTTTTTCCATATTTGAGGTGATTTCcttgatggtctgaccctttttGCCAATAATATACTTGTGCAACCAAGCGGGAGCGTCAACATGGCAAGATTTGACAGAATTGGCTTTTTCATACACTTTACTCAAAGCTAAACCCAATTTATCTTGGGGTCCTCTGAGAGTAATTGTACCAGTAGTCGAGTCACCTAAAAACAAAAACCTCAATTATCTATATATCTAATAGAAAATCAGGTTAGCTAAACCCTTTATCGCTCAAAAATTGCTGTACCGATTTTTAAATCTTTGATCTTTAGGATATGTCTCCATCGCAAATAGAATAATGatcaaaacattaaaaaaaaaaaattaaattaaaaaatagaaaaactatGGAGGAGAAATGTCGTTTTTATAAAATTCTGATCAGAAACCAAATAGCACCAACATGGCCGACCCGGGTAGTGGAATATCTGACAGTAGACAtcaagaaattgaatttttaaaggttatgggactttgacAATACACGTCAAGTTCCGAAATATTGGTATGTCAATTTGACAGGTATTTTGTTGACTGCTGATCAATGATCATAGAATAGAGTGGAATTACAATTATTGATCCATTCAAAGTCATAAATAAATCTCACATACCTGTTGGCATTTCGACGCTCACACCGGTAGACTGAAGAATCTCAGCGATGGTTGAACCCTTATGCCCAACAACGTACTTGTGTTGTTCTTTGGGAACCTCCACGCTTACAGTGTTGCATTTTTTCTCCATCTCCCTATATATTGCCTGTACTTTAGCCACTGCAGCCGCAACTCCTTCTTTGTCTCcagcaatgaaaatttcatctgaggaaaaaaaaattattttgaagatttCTATTCGACGGTCGAATCGAGGTTTACTCACCTCTCATTACAGATTGGGGCGGTATGTTTATTTTGGCCCCTGTTTCGGCAATCAACTGATTGACATTTTCGTTGAACGCTCCTGCGATGAAGGGATGGTACATTTTTGGAATATCGATACGTTCAGAAGCTTTCTTGGATTGCTGATCAGATGTGACTCTGATTTCGTGTTCAGCTTTCTCAATACCTTCTTTGGTACCTGCAAAGGAACAAAAAGAGTTAGtttagtttgaattttttatatggtcAATTGcatgtaaaaaaaatcaaattttatatcaatattCTTACCAGAAATCGTAATAATGTCTGAGGCATCATTCATGGGTGGCACAGATATTTTGGTGGCCGTTTGTTTCTCTAGTTCCTTCAAACGATCACCCTTCTTTCCAAGAATCCAACCATGGTGTTCTTTGGGAATCGATATTTGTTTGCTTGCCTACAAAAAAGAACAAATTGATTTTCTCTGTATGACATAGAAATTTGATCAGTTTACCTGAGTTTGGAAGTGTACCAAGATCTTTCTTCGTGCCATCAACACTTCGTTGGGCTTTCCTGTCACCAAGAATGTTAGAGACTGATCTTTGCcgtgagatatttcaatgtgaGCCCCAGTATCCTTCATGATGTTGCCACATGTTTGGACTGATTCTCCTTCTCCAAATTTCTGGCTGTGATCAAGTTTTCTTTCTTCGAATGGAACTCtagaagaataataataagaataaaatgaACTCCTTACTATAAAATTTGATAAagtcaattttaataaaatttattgagaTAAATGATAAGATAAGATAAATTGTTTTGTTTATGTAAGTGGAAAATAAATGTTCATATGTAACTGATATTTCTTGaatctaattatttttttagcCTTCAAAATGCATGAACCAGAtgctaataattttttatttgattattatttctcaacaaatttgaatatggGCCTTTTTCAAACTGAAACCTTCATTATAGCTTGAAAACTCAAATTTGAAAACCAAATCAAATTACATGAAACATTTCAAGTTCCATCAGAGTAAATTGCCATTCAATTTTTATGATGACAATAtaattccagaaatcatattatttGAGTATATTTTCTTTCTTTAATCATCAATTATAAATGCATATCATCAAAAGTATGATTTCAACTCATGtcaatattgaattgaattgaccCAATTATTTCTAACAAAAACTAGTTTCCTTCCTGTAAAACGAAGTAATTGATTATTCCAATGATAATGCATGATAAGTCAACATGACGGATCTAAATAATATGTAAATAGAATCACAACAAATCAAACAAGTCATTGTAATGTGAACTATACTATTTGAATAGTGACTTATGTTGACACatgtaaaatattgaataaatttaaagGAGAAGCTGCAAATTGAACACAAAACTCATTATTCTCACATTAATTTTCGTTCTACATCTTAGGTTTCTTCTCAAACAATATCAGTTAAATGAGTTTAAAATACCCATTTGAgtagaaaaattttaataatctcaaacaatcatTATAAGCATGCAAGATtgtaaaaatcaaaaaacagCCACACTAAATTTGAAGATTTAAATTAAGAcataaaaaggaaaaaaccAAGATTGAATATAGTTTTTATCACTTTCACTAAGTAGGAGAAACTACTCTCAAAATTAGTGAATCACGAGATGTAGAATTTTGAACATTAGCTTGGAATTTGAAATTAgtgaattaaatgaatggttctCTAATTGTTTCTCATTAGCTACTTGGACTAAACTTCTGGGATTTCCATTTGTATGCTAATTCTAAacccattgaaaaatatttgttgaaaattttcatgaccAATTTGAGATATTTCAGAAAGAGGAAAATATAATGAATCTCTCTATTACTTCAATAAGATCATTGAATTTCACACTAACTAAAATATgatgattgaaaaataaatttgttcattATTCGGATGTAATAGAACATAATAAATTGATTCCGATCTTCCTAACTTCAGCTAGAGATGCgacatgaataaataattttcaaacttgcttcattattttcaatgaattaaaaACTTTCCGCAGTTCACACCATAAAATCAATATGCTTTAAAGGCTAAAAACCAAACGTCTGTTCTGGATACCAGATCTCTGCTAGAGTGattgaaaaatcatcaaaaaccCACCTGAATACTTGAGTGATGATAGAAGAGCCAACTCTCATCTTGTTGTTCCTCTGGTGCCATCCTGGTGTAGGATGGCTGTTTTGTCCTATTACAGGAAAGGATTCAGGCAGGGCTGGGAACAAATCATCATAGCTCCGCACCGATGGTGTTTCATAACCCACACTACCCTCTTCGATCACTGGTTGCTGCATTTTGAGATTGTCCTGATTCGCGCCAAGTCGTTACAGCAACACTAAACACAAAAATCTAGATGTAGTAAATATTGAGAATGTTTGAATATAACTACAACTATTATTGCCACTGTATCAGTTGTGAGCAAATTCTCTCAAATGTTCTTCAAAGACATGAGTTTACTACTCCATACATCTTATCTTAATGAGCTgtcattaaaattaaaaataaacaacaaattattaaattttcaaacaaGAATCATTAAGCAATTGCCAACTAGTTATAAACAGAAGAACTAATGTTCATTACAATCATT
It contains:
- the LOC123680690 gene encoding vigilin, which translates into the protein MQQPVIEEGSVGYETPSVRSYDDLFPALPESFPVIGQNSHPTPGWHQRNNKMRVGSSIITQVFRVPFEERKLDHSQKFGEGESVQTCGNIMKDTGAHIEISHGKDQSLTFLVTGKPNEVLMARRKILVHFQTQASKQISIPKEHHGWILGKKGDRLKELEKQTATKISVPPMNDASDIITISGTKEGIEKAEHEIRVTSDQQSKKASERIDIPKMYHPFIAGAFNENVNQLIAETGAKINIPPQSVMRDEIFIAGDKEGVAAAVAKVQAIYREMEKKCNTVSVEVPKEQHKYVVGHKGSTIAEILQSTGVSVEMPTGDSTTGTITLRGPQDKLGLALSKVYEKANSVKSCHVDAPAWLHKYIIGKKGQTIKEITSNMEKIHVEFTPEDKIRIQGLPEEVEKVQEQLEVMAKDLIKKMTYVEKQVDTKLFKHIIGKNGTNVNKLREEYNVTINIDESGLIRIEGNKDEVQRINQELEEKIHKLENEKEKDVIIPQRHYRNIIGVKGSNIKDIRDRFNQVQITFPGPGERNEIVKVRGPKDDVDKCCRHLEKLVKELNESSYQKEVPIFKQFHKFIIGKDGVNIKKIREETQTKIELPSEGDKSDSIIITGRKDNVEKAAKMINKIKAEHELLVQEEITINPKFYNSIIGTEGTLIKMIQKDCGNVTIKFPSQECKSDKVTISGPKENVERAKQQLLERANEQKAYSFTAQIRAKHEHHKYLIGKNGSKISKIRESTGVNFEFPSNTAEDRELITIVGKEEAVEEAKKALLASIKELEDWVQITMTVDPKHHKYFVARRAEKLNQISDEFGVQISFPRFGESEEPVTLRGPKNAMDAAVARINEIIRDLESMVTIQCIIPQKHHRNVMGAKGHKVQGITSEFDVQVKFPDRDSYDPSQMNGDVDPEEIRPCDIITITGKEENCLKAKQALLDLVPISINVDVPYDLHRSIIGQKGRGVKELMSRYTVHIELSPPEVKEDVIKITGAPQNVVEAKEALLERVKELEADRKDRELRSFSLKMEVNPEYHPKIIGTKGVVINKIKEEHEVQINLPRKGDPEEHIITITGYQHKAEAARDAILKIVSDLNDIYKEEVNIDSRVHSRLIGSRGRSIHKIMDDYKVEIKFPRSDDANPNLVVISGDEDNVVEARDHLLNLEEEYLQDYEEQAERNQSHTLNFHFENAGGQSHRNHSRNEHNGFVVQGGPWEQRAPNTNSVTEFPSFGRNTEEPRQAPVAGAWGSRR